A section of the Phacochoerus africanus isolate WHEZ1 chromosome 4, ROS_Pafr_v1, whole genome shotgun sequence genome encodes:
- the LOC125124650 gene encoding olfactory receptor 7G2-like, translating into METRNQTDVSEFLLLGLTDDPELQPFIFLLFLSMYLVTVLGNLLIILAVSSDSHLHTPMYFFLSNLSFTDICISTTTMPKMLVNIQAHNQSITYRGCLIQICFALVFASLENFLLAVMAYDRYVAICYPLRYTVIMNPQLCVLLILPSLFISAVIGLIHSLMALRLSFCKNLEIPHFFCELPQVIKLACSDTLINNILIYSVAGLFGGVPLSGIIFSYIQIVSSVLRMPSSGAKLKAFSTCGSHLLVVSLFYMTGFGVYISFIVNDSSKKSAVASVMYLVVPQMMNPFIYSLRNRDMKGALRKLTSGLYSFLCLYDEAK; encoded by the coding sequence atggaaactagaaatcaaacagatgtttctgaattccttcttctGGGATTGACAGATGATCCAGAACTACAACCCTTCATCTTCCTCCTGTTCCTGTCCATGTACCTGGTCACTGTCCTGggaaacctgctcatcatcctggctgtcagctctgactcccacctccacacccccatgtacttcttcctctccaacctgTCCTTCACTGACATCTGTATAAGCACAACTACAATGCCCAAAATGCTGGTAAACATCCAAGCACACAATCAGAGCATCACTTACAGAGGTTGCCTTATCCAGATATGTTTTGCCCTAGTTTTTGCCAGTTTGGAAAATTTCCTCCTTGCtgtcatggcctatgaccgctatgtggccatctgttaCCCCTTAAGGTACACAGTCATCATGAACCCCCAGCTCTGTGTTCTGCTGATTCTCCCCTCACTATTCATTAGTGCTGTGATTGGCCTGATCCATAGTCTGATGGCATTGCGGCTGTCCTTCTGCAAGAACCTGGAAATCCCTCACTTCTTCTGTGAACTCCCTCAGGTCATCAAGCTGGCTTGTTCTGATACCCTCATCAACAACATCCTGATATATTCTGTGGCTGGTCTATTTGGTGGTGTTCCTCTCTCTGGAATCATTTTCTCTTATATTCAAATTGTCTCCTCTGTTTTGAGAATGCCATCATCAGGGGCAAAGCTTAAAGCCTTTTCCACTTGTGGGTCTCACCTCTTAGTTGTATCTTTATTCTATATGACAGGTTTTGGGGTTTACATTAGTTTTATTGTTAATGACTCATCCAAGAAGTCTGCAGTGGCTTCAGTTATGTACCTTGTGGTTCCACAAATGATGAACCCTTTTatctacagcctgagaaacagGGACATGAAGGGAGCCTTGAGAAAACTCACCAGTGGGTTATATTCTTTCCTGTGTTTGTATGATGAGGCAAAATGA